From a single Sporosarcina oncorhynchi genomic region:
- a CDS encoding sensor domain-containing protein, with protein MDSVYITNETEIPYIMDGLVQFFMVTRTDGDGLITYANHNFLAASNWTPKRILGKSFWQMFSDNEEAQAQAHAIWSFISTGKPWFGTAEKLTRNDEPYYVKMTAIPTMNEEGSLDSVTFLELDITEDVELQKKLQHIAFIDFETGLMSRHKLETMVNEFIGENKHFSFVYISIDHYYTLKDLQSSDSEAVLIQEFTNRLKRFFQGDPIARIGVGQFVILTSFGEWFVQGFLEFLKEHPIYIENQSLPLSVSGGIVRYPEDQQTYTQLVKAALATTESITEQGGGRISSLSAQSHKVLNRRSIIDKKMLTALDHKNLQVVYQPKLDIASGKVLVYEALVRWEDKELGQISPDELIPIAEENGLINAIGAYVIEEAAKFAVTLMNEKPDIKISVNTSVREFSNSSEMKEKLTSILRETGCPANKIQLEITEKFAFQAEQERAIIRQMKELQDTGIRFILDDFGTGYASFRYMQNLPISKVKIDKIFIQSLLTMPKTRQLVEGMILFGKSMGLYVIAEGVETEEQFVALKEMGIDAVQGYYIGVPMKQSDIIQ; from the coding sequence AACGTATACTTGGAAAGTCTTTCTGGCAGATGTTTTCCGACAATGAAGAAGCACAAGCGCAGGCGCATGCAATATGGAGCTTTATATCCACAGGTAAGCCGTGGTTCGGTACCGCTGAAAAGTTGACGAGAAATGACGAACCGTACTATGTAAAAATGACGGCGATCCCCACAATGAACGAAGAAGGTTCACTGGATTCCGTCACGTTTTTGGAACTGGATATTACAGAAGACGTGGAATTGCAGAAAAAACTCCAGCATATCGCTTTTATCGACTTTGAAACCGGCCTTATGAGCCGGCACAAGTTAGAAACGATGGTAAACGAGTTCATCGGAGAAAACAAGCATTTCTCATTCGTCTACATTTCGATTGACCATTATTACACATTAAAAGATTTACAGTCATCCGATTCGGAAGCCGTTCTGATTCAGGAATTCACAAATCGACTAAAACGCTTTTTCCAGGGCGATCCGATTGCTCGCATCGGTGTAGGGCAATTTGTCATCCTCACCTCTTTCGGTGAATGGTTTGTCCAAGGGTTTTTGGAATTTTTAAAGGAACATCCCATTTATATTGAAAACCAATCCCTTCCGCTGTCAGTGAGCGGAGGCATCGTTCGCTATCCCGAAGACCAACAGACATACACACAACTCGTCAAAGCGGCACTAGCCACGACGGAAAGTATTACCGAACAGGGTGGCGGACGAATTTCTTCTTTATCCGCACAATCTCATAAAGTGCTGAATCGCCGATCAATCATCGACAAAAAAATGTTGACCGCACTCGATCATAAAAACTTGCAGGTCGTCTACCAACCGAAGCTCGACATTGCATCCGGCAAAGTGCTTGTCTATGAAGCTCTTGTTAGATGGGAAGACAAGGAGCTCGGACAGATTTCACCTGACGAATTGATTCCAATCGCCGAAGAGAACGGTCTCATTAACGCCATCGGTGCTTACGTCATCGAAGAAGCTGCAAAATTCGCAGTTACGCTTATGAATGAAAAGCCCGATATTAAGATTTCCGTCAACACATCCGTTAGGGAATTCAGCAACTCATCTGAGATGAAAGAGAAGTTGACATCCATTTTGAGAGAGACAGGATGCCCCGCAAACAAAATTCAATTGGAAATTACGGAGAAATTCGCTTTCCAGGCAGAACAGGAACGCGCCATCATCAGACAGATGAAAGAACTGCAAGATACCGGAATTCGCTTCATCCTTGATGACTTCGGAACTGGCTATGCGTCATTCAGATACATGCAGAACTTACCGATTTCCAAAGTGAAAATCGATAAAATCTTCATCCAATCATTATTGACAATGCCAAAGACGAGACAGCTCGTCGAAGGCATGATCCTGTTCGGCAAATCGATGGGACTTTACGTCATCGCAGAAGGCGTCGAAACCGAAGAGCAGTTCGTTGCCCTAAAAGAGATGGGCATCGATGCCGTTCAAGGCTATTATATCGGCGTGCCAATGAAACAAAGCGATATTATCCAATAA